In Pseudomonas sp. MTM4, one genomic interval encodes:
- the cobT gene encoding nicotinate-nucleotide--dimethylbenzimidazole phosphoribosyltransferase, which produces MIDHWWQAPCRVPDESACSAAVQRDAQLTKPAGALGCIETLATQLAALQGRAQPTLGNIWITVFAGDHGVAEEGISAYPQSVTAQMLGNFVSGGAAISVLAHQLDAALEVVDLGTATPVVPLPGVHHLNLGPGTANFSRDAAMSASTCLKALQAGRDSAMRAQQQQAELFIGGEMGIGNTTTAAALACALLACAPHKLAGPGTGLNAAGVAHKCSVIERALTLHAGNHDTLGWMQRLGGFELAALTGAYLACAQQGIVVLVDGFICGVAALCAVRLNPACRDWLLFAHRSAEPGHLAVLEALNARPLLDLGLRLGEGSGAALAVPLLRMACALHNGMATFAEAAVAERGA; this is translated from the coding sequence TTGATCGATCACTGGTGGCAAGCGCCTTGTCGCGTCCCGGATGAATCCGCGTGCTCGGCGGCCGTTCAGCGTGACGCGCAGTTGACCAAGCCGGCCGGCGCGCTGGGCTGCATCGAAACGCTGGCGACACAGCTCGCCGCTCTACAGGGGCGCGCGCAACCGACCCTGGGAAATATCTGGATCACTGTGTTCGCTGGCGACCATGGCGTCGCGGAGGAAGGCATATCGGCGTACCCGCAATCGGTCACCGCGCAGATGCTTGGCAACTTCGTCAGCGGCGGCGCGGCGATCAGCGTGCTTGCTCACCAGCTCGACGCGGCGCTGGAGGTCGTGGATCTGGGCACGGCAACTCCAGTCGTGCCGCTGCCCGGCGTGCACCATCTTAACCTCGGGCCGGGCACTGCTAACTTCAGCCGCGACGCCGCCATGAGCGCCAGCACCTGCCTAAAGGCGTTGCAGGCGGGTCGCGACAGCGCCATGCGCGCGCAACAGCAGCAGGCCGAACTGTTCATCGGCGGTGAAATGGGCATCGGCAACACCACGACGGCCGCTGCTCTGGCCTGTGCTCTGTTGGCTTGCGCGCCGCATAAGCTCGCCGGTCCCGGTACCGGTCTGAATGCTGCTGGTGTGGCACATAAATGTTCAGTAATCGAGCGGGCGCTGACGCTGCATGCCGGAAACCACGACACGCTTGGTTGGATGCAGCGATTAGGGGGCTTCGAGCTGGCTGCTCTGACCGGTGCCTATCTGGCCTGTGCGCAGCAGGGCATCGTGGTGCTGGTGGATGGATTCATCTGCGGCGTAGCGGCGCTCTGTGCGGTGCGCTTGAATCCGGCCTGTCGCGACTGGCTGCTATTCGCTCATCGTTCGGCGGAGCCTGGGCACTTGGCGGTATTGGAAGCGCTCAATGCACGGCCCTTGCTCGACCTCGGTCTGCGGCTGGGCGAAGGCAGTGGCGCGGCGCTGGCGGTCCCGCTATTGCGCATGGCTTGCGCGCTGCATAACGGCATGGCCACGTTTGCTGAAGCGGCCGTCGCGGAGCGGGGCGCATGA
- the modB gene encoding molybdate ABC transporter permease subunit: MPLDDAGLAAILLTLKLAGITTLLLLVIGTPIAWWLARTHSRLKGPIGAVVALPLVLPPSVLGFYLLVAMGPNGPVGQLTQSLGLGTLPFTFAGLVVGSVFYSMPFVVQPLQNAFEAIGERPLEAAATLRAGPLDTFFSVVLPLARPGFITASVLGFAHTVGEFGVVLMIGGNIPEKTRVLSVQIYDHVEAMEYAQAHWLAGGMLVFSFLVLLVLYSSRLKQGWRG; encoded by the coding sequence ATGCCGCTGGACGACGCAGGCTTGGCAGCCATCCTGCTGACACTCAAGCTTGCCGGCATTACCACGCTGTTGTTGCTGGTGATCGGCACACCGATCGCCTGGTGGCTGGCGCGTACTCATTCGCGCCTCAAGGGGCCGATCGGCGCAGTGGTTGCATTGCCATTGGTGCTTCCCCCAAGCGTGCTGGGCTTCTACCTGCTGGTCGCTATGGGCCCGAACGGCCCGGTCGGACAGCTGACGCAGAGTCTCGGCCTGGGCACCCTGCCCTTTACCTTCGCAGGACTGGTGGTGGGCTCGGTGTTCTATTCCATGCCCTTCGTCGTGCAGCCGCTGCAGAACGCCTTCGAAGCCATCGGCGAACGCCCATTGGAAGCCGCCGCGACCTTGCGTGCCGGGCCGCTGGATACATTCTTCAGCGTCGTTCTTCCGCTCGCTCGCCCCGGATTCATCACCGCCAGCGTTCTCGGCTTCGCCCATACCGTCGGGGAATTTGGCGTGGTGCTGATGATCGGCGGCAACATCCCCGAGAAAACCCGCGTGCTGTCCGTGCAGATCTACGATCACGTCGAGGCTATGGAATATGCGCAAGCGCACTGGCTGGCAGGCGGCATGCTGGTGTTTTCCTTTCTGGTCTTACTGGTGCTTTACAGCAGCCGCCTCAAACAGGGATGGCGTGGATGA
- the cobC gene encoding alpha-ribazole phosphatase family protein — MNLHLDMLRHGETVSGGGFRGRLDDELTEAGWQQLRSAVTGAGPWQRIISSPLRRCAQFAEELAAQRKLPLELEPDLRELDFGDWEGRTAAELMVDQSDALGRFWSDPYGFTPPGGERLIEFEARVLTVIERITDRFAGERILLITHAGVMRLLLAEARGLPRGQLLQVEVSHGGMCGLKTGFADATLWLEEACSPF; from the coding sequence ATGAACCTTCATCTCGACATGCTGCGCCACGGCGAGACGGTTTCGGGCGGTGGTTTTCGTGGTCGACTGGATGACGAACTCACCGAGGCCGGCTGGCAACAGCTGCGCAGCGCAGTTACCGGTGCCGGGCCTTGGCAACGGATCATCAGCTCCCCGCTGCGGCGTTGTGCGCAGTTTGCCGAGGAGCTTGCTGCGCAACGCAAGCTCCCACTTGAGCTTGAACCCGACCTGCGCGAACTTGATTTCGGCGACTGGGAAGGTCGTACAGCTGCCGAGCTGATGGTCGATCAAAGCGATGCCTTGGGTCGCTTCTGGAGCGATCCCTACGGCTTCACGCCGCCCGGAGGCGAGCGGTTGATCGAGTTCGAGGCGCGTGTGCTGACGGTGATCGAACGAATCACCGACCGTTTCGCCGGTGAGCGCATCCTCCTGATCACCCATGCCGGCGTGATGCGCCTGTTGTTGGCCGAGGCGCGTGGCTTGCCGCGCGGGCAACTGCTACAGGTCGAGGTGAGCCATGGCGGAATGTGCGGGCTGAAAACCGGCTTCGCCGACGCTACGCTCTGGCTGGAAGAAGCATGCAGCCCTTTCTGA
- the cbiB gene encoding adenosylcobinamide-phosphate synthase CbiB, giving the protein MSVALSCLAGVGLDALLGEPRRSHPLVIFGRLADRLEQHFNGPDGRGWRSHGVTAWCLAVLPLTVIAWLLSLLPGVGWLVEISLLYLALGLRSLGEHLMPVALALRSGDLTEARRRVGFIVSRDTSELDAQGVARAATESALENGSDAIFAALFWFAIAGAPGVVLYRLSNTLDAMWGYRTERFERFGWAAARIDDALNFIPARLVALTYAVLGQTGKAWRCWRRQAPLWDSPNAGPVMAAGAGALGVSLGGPAIYQDVLHQRPVLGEGEAPGARDIERALDMVWAGVGLWLLALLLGGWLHA; this is encoded by the coding sequence TTGAGCGTGGCGCTGAGCTGCCTCGCCGGAGTCGGCCTGGATGCGCTGTTGGGCGAGCCTCGTCGCAGCCACCCGCTGGTGATCTTCGGGCGGCTGGCTGATCGACTGGAGCAACATTTCAACGGCCCGGACGGCCGCGGTTGGCGCAGCCATGGCGTCACCGCCTGGTGCCTCGCGGTTTTGCCGTTGACGGTCATCGCCTGGTTGTTGAGCCTGCTGCCTGGCGTTGGTTGGCTGGTCGAGATCTCTCTGCTGTACCTCGCGCTCGGCCTGCGCAGCCTGGGCGAGCATCTGATGCCGGTGGCGCTCGCCTTGCGCAGTGGCGACCTGACCGAGGCGCGGCGACGAGTCGGTTTCATCGTCAGCCGCGACACCAGTGAACTGGACGCGCAGGGCGTGGCCCGCGCGGCGACCGAATCGGCGCTGGAGAATGGCAGCGATGCGATCTTTGCCGCGCTGTTCTGGTTCGCGATTGCCGGTGCGCCTGGCGTCGTGTTGTATCGCCTGAGCAATACGCTGGATGCCATGTGGGGCTATCGCACCGAACGCTTCGAGCGTTTCGGCTGGGCCGCCGCGCGCATCGATGACGCGCTCAATTTCATTCCCGCCAGACTGGTCGCGCTGACCTACGCCGTGCTGGGCCAAACGGGCAAAGCCTGGCGCTGCTGGCGACGGCAGGCACCCTTGTGGGACAGCCCCAACGCCGGGCCGGTGATGGCCGCAGGTGCCGGCGCGTTGGGTGTGTCGCTGGGCGGGCCGGCGATCTATCAGGATGTGCTGCATCAGCGCCCGGTCCTGGGCGAGGGCGAAGCGCCCGGCGCGCGCGATATCGAGCGCGCGTTGGACATGGTTTGGGCTGGCGTCGGTCTCTGGCTGTTGGCATTGCTGCTGGGAGGCTGGCTGCATGCTTGA
- a CDS encoding adenosylcobinamide-GDP ribazoletransferase: MQPFLIALQFLTSLPVRLSGMPAPQVAGRSLLHYPLVGLLLGSILWLGSLAIEGTAVPLQAALLLAVWVALTGALHLDGLADSADAWLGGFGDRERTLAIMKDPRSGPIAVVVLVLLLLLKFVALWTLLAAGERMALLLAPLLGRGALLGLFLTTSYVRPGGLGHALAEHLPRASVRIVLLALVAFCLALGTSGWLALTVSLAIGLLARRAMCRRIGGTTGDTAGALLELVECGVLVALALKV; encoded by the coding sequence ATGCAGCCCTTTCTGATCGCGCTGCAGTTCCTCACCAGCCTGCCGGTGCGGCTGAGCGGCATGCCCGCGCCTCAGGTGGCTGGCCGATCGCTGCTTCATTACCCGCTGGTGGGATTGCTGCTGGGATCGATTCTCTGGCTTGGCAGTCTCGCAATCGAAGGGACAGCCGTGCCGCTGCAGGCGGCCCTGTTGCTGGCCGTCTGGGTGGCGCTTACCGGCGCGCTGCACCTCGATGGCCTGGCCGACAGTGCCGATGCCTGGCTCGGCGGTTTCGGCGATCGGGAGCGCACCCTCGCGATCATGAAAGACCCGCGCAGCGGTCCGATTGCCGTGGTGGTTCTGGTATTGCTGTTGCTGCTCAAGTTCGTCGCGCTCTGGACACTGCTTGCCGCGGGCGAACGGATGGCTCTGCTGCTGGCACCGTTGCTCGGCCGCGGCGCATTGCTCGGATTATTCCTGACGACATCCTACGTGCGTCCCGGTGGCCTCGGTCATGCACTGGCCGAGCACCTCCCGCGCGCGTCCGTTCGTATCGTTCTGCTTGCGCTCGTGGCTTTCTGTCTGGCGCTGGGCACGAGCGGTTGGCTGGCGCTGACGGTGAGTCTCGCCATCGGCTTGTTGGCGCGTCGGGCCATGTGCCGGCGCATCGGCGGCACCACCGGCGACACGGCCGGTGCGCTGTTGGAGCTGGTGGAATGTGGCGTATTGGTCGCGCTGGCGCTAAAGGTCTGA
- the modC gene encoding molybdenum ABC transporter ATP-binding protein translates to MNEGSSGIQAQLRMDHPGFRLDVDLKLPGRGVTALFGPSGSGKTSCLRCIAGLERNATGLIDINGERWQDSASGCFVPPHQRAIGYVFQEANLFAHLSVKRNLEFGMKRVARSKRRVIWEQAVELLGIGHLLDRMPERLSGGERQRVGIARALLTSPRLLLMDEPLAALDFKRKQEILPYLERLHDELEIPVLYVSHSPDEVARLADHVVLLENGRAIAQGGLQETLARLDLPTAFSEDAGVVIEAQVAEHDPTYHLTRLVFTGGEVLVGQRDEAIGQRLRFRVHARDVSLTLERAEGTSISNLLPARVEQIADADTPAHVLIRLDAQGTPLLARITRRSADQLGVVEGKALWTQIKAVALLG, encoded by the coding sequence ATGAACGAAGGATCAAGCGGCATCCAGGCACAACTGCGGATGGACCATCCCGGCTTCCGGCTAGACGTCGATCTGAAGCTACCCGGACGCGGCGTGACCGCGCTGTTCGGTCCATCAGGTTCCGGCAAGACCAGTTGCCTGCGTTGCATCGCCGGCCTCGAGCGCAACGCAACCGGGCTGATCGATATCAACGGCGAGCGCTGGCAAGACTCGGCCAGCGGCTGCTTCGTACCGCCGCACCAGCGCGCTATCGGCTATGTGTTTCAGGAGGCCAACCTATTCGCCCATCTTTCGGTGAAGCGCAACCTGGAATTCGGCATGAAGCGTGTCGCGCGAAGCAAGCGCCGCGTGATCTGGGAGCAGGCAGTGGAATTGCTCGGCATTGGTCACCTGCTCGACCGCATGCCCGAACGCCTGTCGGGCGGCGAGCGGCAGCGTGTCGGCATCGCCCGCGCTCTGCTGACCAGCCCGCGACTGTTGCTGATGGACGAACCGCTGGCGGCGCTCGACTTCAAACGCAAGCAGGAAATCCTGCCGTATCTGGAGCGGCTGCATGACGAGCTGGAAATTCCCGTTCTTTATGTCAGCCACTCACCGGACGAAGTGGCGCGACTCGCCGATCATGTGGTGCTGCTGGAAAATGGGCGCGCGATTGCTCAGGGCGGGCTGCAGGAAACCCTTGCCCGCCTCGATTTGCCGACCGCCTTCAGCGAAGACGCAGGCGTAGTCATCGAGGCGCAGGTTGCAGAACATGACCCGACCTATCACCTCACACGCTTGGTGTTTACTGGCGGCGAAGTACTGGTGGGGCAGCGTGATGAAGCAATCGGCCAGCGCCTGCGCTTTCGTGTCCACGCGCGTGACGTCAGCCTGACGCTGGAGCGCGCCGAGGGCACTAGCATCAGCAACTTGCTGCCGGCACGCGTCGAGCAAATCGCCGATGCCGATACGCCCGCGCACGTTCTGATTCGCCTGGATGCCCAAGGCACGCCATTACTGGCGCGCATTACCCGCCGTTCGGCGGATCAGCTTGGCGTCGTGGAAGGCAAAGCGTTATGGACGCAAATCAAAGCCGTCGCCCTGCTTGGCTGA
- a CDS encoding cobyric acid synthase has product MNTLMVQGTTSDAGKSTLVTALCRWLRRQGVSVAPFKPQNMALNSAVTAEGGEIGRAQAVQAQAAGLAPHTDMNPVLLKPNSDIGAQVIIHGRAVSNMDAVAYHDYKRVAMDAVLESHRRLSAAYQVVMVEGAGSPAEINLRANDIANMGFAEAVDCPVILIADIDKGGVFAHLVGTLELLSQSEQARVKGFVINRFRGDIALLQPGLDWLEQRTGKPVLGVLPYLMDFHLEAEDAIDVRQSAKAEQTLRVVVPVLPRISNHTDFDPLRLHPQVDLRFVGPGQAIPGADLIILPGSKSVRADLAWLRENGWEAAIGRHLRYGGKVLGICGGLQMLGESIADPLGLEGAAGQSNGLGLLALSTELAAEKQLRNVRGRLCLDEAAISGYEIHAGISSGPALERSAVQLDDGRMDGAISEDGQVLGTYLHGLFESATACEALLRWAGLEDAQRVDYHALRERDIERLADLVEVHLDARLLRGLCGV; this is encoded by the coding sequence ATGAACACATTGATGGTTCAGGGCACCACCTCAGATGCTGGCAAGAGCACGTTGGTGACCGCGCTGTGCCGTTGGCTTCGCCGGCAAGGCGTGTCGGTCGCGCCGTTCAAGCCGCAAAACATGGCGCTCAATAGCGCTGTCACTGCCGAAGGCGGGGAAATCGGCCGCGCCCAGGCGGTCCAGGCTCAGGCCGCCGGGCTGGCGCCGCACACCGACATGAACCCGGTGCTGCTCAAGCCCAACAGCGACATCGGCGCGCAAGTGATCATCCATGGTCGCGCCGTCAGCAACATGGACGCCGTGGCGTACCACGATTACAAACGTGTGGCGATGGATGCGGTGCTCGAATCCCATCGGCGCCTGAGTGCTGCGTATCAAGTGGTGATGGTCGAAGGTGCCGGCTCGCCTGCGGAGATCAATCTGCGCGCCAATGACATCGCCAACATGGGCTTCGCCGAGGCGGTGGATTGCCCGGTCATTCTCATTGCCGATATCGACAAGGGTGGCGTCTTTGCCCATCTGGTCGGCACGCTGGAACTGCTCAGTCAAAGCGAGCAGGCGCGGGTAAAGGGCTTTGTGATCAACCGCTTTCGCGGCGATATCGCGCTCCTGCAACCAGGCTTGGACTGGCTCGAACAGCGCACCGGCAAACCAGTGCTGGGCGTGTTGCCTTATCTGATGGATTTCCATCTGGAAGCCGAGGACGCGATCGACGTGCGCCAGTCCGCCAAAGCGGAGCAGACCTTGAGGGTGGTGGTGCCGGTGCTGCCGCGCATCAGCAATCACACCGACTTCGACCCGTTGCGCCTGCATCCTCAGGTCGATCTGCGTTTCGTCGGCCCCGGCCAGGCGATTCCGGGTGCGGACCTGATCATCCTGCCGGGCTCCAAGAGCGTCCGCGCCGATCTTGCCTGGCTGCGCGAGAACGGCTGGGAAGCTGCGATCGGTCGCCATCTGCGCTACGGCGGCAAGGTGCTTGGAATTTGTGGCGGGTTGCAGATGCTCGGTGAAAGCATCGCCGATCCCCTTGGGCTCGAAGGCGCGGCGGGGCAGAGTAATGGGCTCGGGTTGCTGGCGTTGTCGACCGAACTGGCCGCTGAGAAACAATTGCGCAACGTGCGCGGGCGATTATGTCTGGATGAGGCCGCCATCAGCGGTTACGAGATTCACGCGGGGATCAGCAGCGGCCCGGCACTCGAGCGATCCGCCGTGCAACTCGATGACGGTCGGATGGATGGAGCTATCAGCGAGGACGGCCAGGTACTCGGCACCTACCTGCATGGTTTGTTCGAATCCGCCACGGCCTGCGAAGCGCTATTGCGCTGGGCCGGTTTGGAAGATGCGCAGCGGGTGGATTATCACGCGCTGCGCGAACGTGACATCGAGCGCTTGGCCGACTTGGTCGAGGTGCATCTGGATGCCCGCCTGTTGCGGGGGCTTTGCGGTGTTTGA
- a CDS encoding TOBE domain-containing protein, with the protein MNDPQHLGPLRIDGQLWFNRGEKGYLGGKRIELLEQIEATGSISRAAKAINLSYKAAWDAVDAMNNLSERPLVVRAAGGAKGGGTQLTDFGREMLHVWQRMQQEYERFLAQVAQGIEGFDDIDKLLRAIAMKTSARNQFRGRITHVEKGAVNGSLSLDIGEGQTITATLTNDSIDELHLTPGKTAMALIKASFVLLSPDPAVKISARNRLTGTIGSLTPGAVNCEVKLLLPGNRTLGAVVTNESAEELGLALGQSCTALIKASHVIIAVD; encoded by the coding sequence ATGAACGATCCACAGCATCTCGGACCATTGCGCATCGACGGACAACTTTGGTTCAACCGCGGCGAAAAGGGTTATCTCGGCGGCAAACGCATCGAACTGCTGGAACAGATCGAGGCGACCGGCTCGATCAGCCGCGCGGCCAAGGCCATCAACCTCAGCTACAAGGCCGCCTGGGATGCAGTAGATGCGATGAACAACCTGTCGGAACGTCCCTTGGTGGTTCGGGCAGCGGGCGGAGCAAAGGGCGGCGGCACCCAGCTGACCGACTTCGGTCGCGAGATGCTGCACGTCTGGCAGCGCATGCAGCAGGAATATGAACGCTTTCTCGCCCAGGTGGCACAGGGCATCGAAGGCTTCGACGACATCGACAAATTGCTCCGGGCAATCGCAATGAAAACCAGCGCGCGCAACCAATTTCGCGGACGCATCACCCATGTCGAAAAAGGCGCAGTGAACGGCAGCCTGAGTCTCGATATCGGGGAAGGCCAGACAATTACCGCAACCCTGACTAACGACAGCATCGACGAACTTCACCTGACACCCGGCAAGACCGCGATGGCATTGATCAAAGCCAGTTTCGTGCTGCTGTCACCCGATCCGGCAGTAAAAATCAGCGCCCGTAACCGCCTGACCGGCACCATCGGCAGCCTGACGCCCGGCGCGGTGAATTGCGAGGTCAAGTTGCTGCTGCCCGGCAACCGCACGCTGGGCGCGGTCGTTACCAACGAGAGCGCCGAAGAGCTGGGCCTGGCACTCGGACAATCTTGTACGGCTCTGATCAAGGCGTCACACGTCATCATCGCCGTGGACTAA
- the bluB gene encoding 5,6-dimethylbenzimidazole synthase: MSDHAFTEEQRAGVYRAIAERRDMRHFSGGEIAPELLARLLEAAHQAPSVGLMQPWRFIRIRRAELRSAIAELVEQERVLTAEALGERGREFMQLKVEGIMDCAELLVVALMEGRETHIFGRRTLPQMDLASTACAIQNLWLAARAEGLGMGWVSLFDPQALADLLQMPTGAEPVAVICLGPVDAFYPAPMLALQGWTQPRPLDELLFEDGWEKQS, from the coding sequence ATGAGCGATCACGCGTTCACCGAGGAACAGCGCGCTGGCGTCTACCGCGCCATCGCCGAACGACGCGACATGCGCCATTTCAGCGGCGGCGAAATAGCGCCCGAGCTGCTCGCACGACTGCTGGAAGCCGCGCATCAGGCGCCCAGCGTCGGCTTGATGCAACCCTGGCGGTTCATCCGCATTCGTCGCGCCGAGCTGCGTTCGGCCATCGCCGAGCTGGTCGAGCAGGAACGTGTGCTGACCGCCGAGGCGTTGGGTGAGCGTGGCCGTGAATTCATGCAGTTGAAGGTCGAGGGCATCATGGATTGCGCCGAACTGCTGGTCGTCGCATTGATGGAAGGACGCGAAACCCACATATTCGGCCGTCGCACCCTGCCGCAGATGGATCTGGCCTCGACGGCCTGTGCCATCCAGAACCTCTGGCTCGCCGCGCGAGCGGAAGGGTTGGGAATGGGCTGGGTGTCGTTGTTCGATCCTCAGGCACTGGCCGACCTGTTACAGATGCCCACCGGTGCCGAGCCGGTAGCGGTGATCTGCCTCGGACCGGTCGATGCGTTCTATCCGGCGCCGATGCTGGCACTGCAGGGCTGGACGCAACCTCGACCGCTGGATGAATTGCTGTTCGAAGACGGCTGGGAGAAACAATCTTGA
- the cobD gene encoding threonine-phosphate decarboxylase CobD → MLEHGGRLRAAARDFAIPLTDWLDLSTGIAPYGFDLPVVPADAWMRLPEIEDELAATARDYYGAESLLPVAGSQAAIQMLPRLRRNTQVGIVSPCYGEHAEAWRREGHRVSEFSEGAVPRMLDQLDVLVVVNPNNPTGRLLPPEQLLDWHARLAARGGWLVVDEAFMDPTPELSLASYVHLPGLIVLRSFGKFFAMAGARLGFVLAESELLGALENALGPWPIAGPSRFIGTALLADCAGQRRQRERLLAEGERLAQLLTTSGLPPAGSCGLFQWVVTEEADLLYEFLACQGILVRRFHYPPSLRFGLPADELGWSRLSRALACYQEIRA, encoded by the coding sequence ATGCTTGAACATGGCGGACGGCTGCGGGCAGCGGCGCGCGATTTCGCCATCCCGCTGACGGATTGGCTCGACCTGTCCACCGGTATCGCGCCTTATGGATTCGATCTGCCGGTTGTGCCCGCTGATGCCTGGATGCGGCTGCCGGAAATCGAGGACGAGCTGGCCGCTACGGCCCGCGATTATTACGGAGCCGAGTCGCTGCTACCGGTCGCCGGCTCGCAAGCCGCGATCCAGATGCTGCCGCGGCTGCGTCGGAATACGCAGGTCGGCATCGTTTCGCCCTGTTATGGCGAGCACGCCGAGGCGTGGCGCCGCGAAGGGCATCGCGTCAGCGAGTTCAGCGAAGGGGCGGTACCACGGATGCTCGATCAGCTCGACGTTCTGGTGGTGGTCAATCCGAACAATCCCACCGGGCGCCTGTTACCGCCCGAACAGCTACTCGACTGGCATGCGCGGCTGGCGGCGCGCGGCGGCTGGTTGGTGGTCGACGAGGCGTTCATGGATCCGACGCCCGAGCTCAGCCTGGCGTCCTACGTCCATCTGCCAGGGCTGATCGTGCTGCGCTCGTTTGGCAAATTCTTCGCTATGGCCGGCGCGCGGCTCGGCTTCGTTCTAGCCGAGTCTGAGCTGCTGGGCGCGCTGGAAAATGCATTGGGCCCCTGGCCGATCGCCGGCCCGTCACGGTTCATCGGCACGGCACTGCTTGCCGACTGCGCAGGACAACGCCGACAGCGTGAACGGCTCCTGGCTGAAGGCGAGCGGCTGGCCCAGCTGCTGACAACCAGCGGCCTGCCGCCTGCAGGCAGTTGTGGCCTGTTTCAGTGGGTCGTAACCGAAGAGGCGGATCTGCTGTACGAATTCCTTGCCTGTCAGGGCATTCTTGTTCGCCGTTTTCACTATCCGCCGAGCCTGCGTTTCGGTCTGCCCGCAGACGAGCTGGGCTGGTCTCGCCTGAGCCGCGCATTGGCTTGCTATCAGGAGATTCGCGCATGA
- the modA gene encoding molybdate ABC transporter substrate-binding protein, whose protein sequence is MKRLCKTAALFMTVLLPFASHAAEVQVAVASNFTKPMQAIAEQFEQDTGHKALLAFGSTGKFYAQIRNGAPFDVLLAADEEVPAKLESEGLGVTGSRFPYAIGTLVLWSPRKDYVEDQAKALTERPYRHLAIANPKTAPYGAAAMATLEKLGLIESTSGRLVQGENIAQAHQFVASGNAELGFVALSQVVDEGAISEGSGWIVPASFHPPIRQDALLLNKGRDNPAAQALLEYLKSAKAAEVIEAYGYSLE, encoded by the coding sequence ATGAAGCGTCTGTGCAAAACTGCCGCCCTGTTTATGACCGTACTGTTGCCCTTTGCCAGCCACGCCGCCGAGGTGCAGGTCGCGGTGGCGTCGAATTTCACGAAGCCGATGCAGGCCATCGCCGAACAATTCGAACAGGACACAGGACACAAGGCCCTACTCGCCTTCGGTTCGACCGGAAAGTTTTATGCGCAGATTCGCAACGGTGCGCCGTTCGACGTGCTGCTGGCCGCTGATGAAGAGGTTCCGGCCAAGCTGGAAAGCGAAGGCCTGGGCGTAACCGGCAGCCGCTTCCCCTATGCCATCGGGACGCTGGTCCTCTGGTCGCCGCGCAAAGACTACGTCGAGGATCAAGCCAAAGCGTTGACCGAACGACCGTATCGCCATCTTGCCATCGCCAATCCTAAAACCGCGCCTTACGGCGCCGCAGCGATGGCGACGCTGGAAAAACTCGGGCTGATCGAATCAACGAGTGGCCGGCTGGTGCAAGGCGAAAACATCGCCCAGGCGCATCAGTTCGTGGCCAGCGGCAACGCCGAGCTCGGCTTCGTCGCCCTTTCTCAGGTCGTGGATGAGGGTGCGATCAGCGAAGGTTCCGGCTGGATCGTACCGGCGTCATTTCATCCACCCATTCGCCAGGATGCCCTTCTGCTGAACAAGGGCCGCGACAACCCCGCCGCGCAGGCTCTGCTCGAATACCTCAAAAGCGCAAAAGCCGCCGAGGTAATCGAGGCATACGGCTACAGCCTGGAATGA
- the cobU gene encoding bifunctional adenosylcobinamide kinase/adenosylcobinamide-phosphate guanylyltransferase, producing MLELILGGARSGKSRLAERLASESGLAVTYIATSQPLDGEMSERIAQHRARRPSNWVLVEEPLALAVVLREHAGADRCLLVDCLTLWLTNLLMLEDPSRLAEERDALLECLAELPGRVLLVSNETGLGVVPLGELSRRYVDEAGWLHQALAERCERVVFTVAGLPMVLKGGPL from the coding sequence ATGCTTGAACTGATTCTCGGCGGTGCCCGGTCCGGCAAGAGCCGGCTGGCCGAGCGTCTGGCCAGCGAATCTGGCTTGGCGGTCACCTACATCGCCACCAGCCAGCCGCTGGATGGCGAGATGAGCGAGCGCATCGCCCAGCACCGCGCGCGACGGCCATCGAACTGGGTACTGGTGGAGGAGCCGCTGGCGCTGGCCGTGGTGCTGCGTGAACACGCCGGCGCTGATCGATGCCTGCTGGTGGACTGCCTGACGCTATGGCTGACCAATTTGCTGATGCTGGAGGATCCGTCGCGCCTGGCCGAAGAGCGCGACGCGCTGCTCGAATGTCTGGCGGAGCTGCCAGGGCGCGTACTGCTGGTCAGTAACGAAACCGGATTGGGCGTGGTGCCGCTGGGTGAGCTGAGCCGGCGGTATGTGGATGAGGCCGGCTGGCTGCACCAGGCGCTGGCCGAGCGCTGTGAGCGTGTCGTTTTCACCGTAGCGGGCTTGCCCATGGTTTTGAAAGGAGGACCGCTTTGA